The following coding sequences lie in one Arachis hypogaea cultivar Tifrunner chromosome 9, arahy.Tifrunner.gnm2.J5K5, whole genome shotgun sequence genomic window:
- the LOC112710486 gene encoding exocyst complex component EXO70A1 has protein sequence MESPETLPFETAEKIILRWDSTASEEAREKMIFDGDRQEVDRYLQAVDEIQRSMSSASISDDPKVNCALQIAMARLEDEFRNILISHTNPIEADSLIDPTSLHFTTPEDEEDHDQQQQQQQQDAAADSSSSSSFSSASKQRHLNDGDSSEADGCANLFRFNSGDGASSVNSSYRSTSSIREIDLIPSEAVYDLRSIAERMISSGYLRECIQVYGSVRKSAVDASFRRLGIEKLSIGDVQRLEWEQLEAKIRRWIRAAKVCVRTLFASEKKLCEQIFDGVGTAIDDACFMETVKGPAIQLFNFAEAISISRRSPEKLFKILDLHDALMDLIPDIDVVFDSKSSESIRIQAAEILSRLAEAARGILSEFENAVLREPSKVPVPGGTIHPLTRYVMNYISLISDYKQTLNELIVSKPSTGSRYSGDPSTPDMDFTELEGKTPLAIHLIWIIVILQFNLDGKSKHYKDASLSHLFIMNNVHYIVQKVRGSPELRQMIGDEYLKRLTGKFRQAATSYQRATWVRVLYCLRDEGLHVSGGFSSGVSRSALRERFKSFNAMFEEVHRTQAVWLIPDSQLREELRISISEKLIPAYRSFLGRFRSHIESGRHPENYIKYSVEDLEDAVLDFFEGTPVSQHLRRRSQ, from the coding sequence ATGGAGTCGCCGGAAACATTACCGTTTGAGACGGCGGAGAAGATCATCCTCCGGTGGGACTCGACTGCGTCGGAGGAAGCAAGGGAGAAGATGATCTTCGACGGTGACCGCCAGGAGGTGGATCGTTACCTCCAGGCCGTGGATGAAATCCAACGGTCCATGTCCTCCGCCTCTATCTCCGACGACCCGAAGGTCAACTGTGCCCTCCAGATCGCTATGGCTCGCCTGGAGGACGAGTTCCGCAACATCCTCATCTCCCACACCAACCCCATCGAAGCCGATTCACTCATAGACCCCACTTCCCTCCATTTCACCACCCCAGAAGACGAAGAAGACCAtgaccaacaacaacaacaacaacaacaagacgcAGCTGCTGATTCTTCCTCATCGTCCTCCTTTTCCTCAGCTTCAAAGCAACGCCATCTCAACGACGGAGACAGCAGCGAGGCCGATGGCTGCGCTAATCTCTTCCGCTTCAACAGCGGCGACGGTGCTTCCAGCGTGAACAGCAGCTACCGCTCCACTAGCAGCATCCGGGAGATCGATCTGATACCCTCGGAAGCAGTCTACGACCTCCGCAGCATCGCGGAGAGGATGATCTCGTCCGGCTACCTCCGCGAGTGTATTCAGGTGTACGGCAGCGTGAGGAAGTCCGCCGTGGACGCCAGTTTCCGGAGGCTTGGGATCGAGAAGCTGAGCATAGGCGACGTTCAGCGGCTGGAATGGGAGCAACTTGAAGCCAAGATCAGGCGCTGGATAAGGGCCGCCAAGGTGTGTGTGAGGACTCTCTTCGCCAGCGAGAAGAAACTTTGCGAGCAAATCTTCGATGGCGTGGGCACCGCCATCGACGATGCTTGCTTCATGGAGACAGTGAAGGGCCCCGCCATTCAGCTCTTCAACTTCGCCGAGGCCATTAGCATAAGCCGGAGATCCCCTGAGAAGCTCTTCAAGATTCTTGACCTTCATGATGCGTTAATGGACCTTATACCGGACATTGATGTGGTTTTCGACTCCAAGTCCTCCGAGTCCATTCGGATTCAGGCCGCCGAGATACTTTCCCGTTTGGCGGAGGCCGCCCGAGGGATCCTCTCAGAGTTCGAGAACGCCGTGCTTCGAGAACCTTCCAAGGTCCCTGTCCCTGGTGGCACCATTCACCCCTTGACGAGGTATGTTATGAACTATATCAGCTTGATCTCGGATTACAAGCAGACTTTGAACGAGCTTATTGTGTCGAAGCCATCCACAGGGTCTCGGTATTCCGGTGATCCTTCTACTCCGGACATGGATTTCACTGAGCTGGAGGGCAAGACCCCTCTGGCTATCCACTTGATTTGGATCATTGTGATATTGCAGTTCAACTTAGATGGCAAGTCCAAGCACTATAAAGATGCATCTCTTTCTCACCTCTTTATAATGAACAATGTCCACTACATTGTTCAGAAGGTGAGGGGCTCCCCTGAGTTAAGGCAAATGATTGGTGATGAGTATTTGAAGCGCCTCACCGGAAAGTTCCGCCAGGCTGCTACCAGCTACCAGAGGGCAACTTGGGTCAGGGTCTTGTATTGTTTGAGAGATGAGGGACTCCATGTAAGTGGTGGCTTTTCTTCCGGCGTCTCCAGGAGTGCTTTGAGGGAAAGGTTTAAGTCCTTCAATGCCATGTTCGAGGAGGTTCATAGGACTCAAGCTGTTTGGTTGATACCGGATTCTCAGCTCCGTGAGGAGCTCAGAATATCTATATCGGAGAAGCTGATCCCGGCATATCGCTCCTTTCTTGGGCGATTCAGGAGCCATATAGAGAGTGGAAGGCATCCAGAGAACTACATTAAATACTctgttgaagacttggaagatgctgttttggattttttcgaaggAACCCCTGTTTCGCAGCACCTGAGGAGGAGATCTCAATGA